From the genome of Vicia villosa cultivar HV-30 ecotype Madison, WI linkage group LG2, Vvil1.0, whole genome shotgun sequence, one region includes:
- the LOC131653759 gene encoding E3 ubiquitin-protein ligase RMA1H1-like, which produces MALNEYFAEGANQIDSLEDKSSQGMWKCSGAEAISGSSGFDCNICLECVQDPVVTLCGHLYCWPCIYKWLNVHGQSQEKQKEKPQCPVCKSEISKSSLVPLYGRGQTTPPSEDNAQQVRSVIPPRPPSPSWMTNLPRSLDAATVSQHTSQVYHPHYHNHTQRYTSPMLNTGGSLTNPLDTSYGVFGEMIYARIFGNQVTDVYTYPNSYNLSGISNPRIRRHLRRADKSLGRICFFLLCCTILFLLLF; this is translated from the coding sequence ATGGCCTTAAATGAGTATTTTGCTGAGGGTGCGAACCAAATTGATTCATTGGAAGATAAATCATCTCAGGGAATGTGGAAATGCTCCGGTGCTGAAGCGATTTCAGGTTCGAGTGGCTTTGACTGCAACATATGTCTGGAGTGTGTGCAAGATCCAGTGGTCACTCTCTGTGGCCATCTCTACTGCTGGCCCTGCATTTACAAATGGCTGAATGTCCATGGCCAATCTCAAGAGAAGCAGAAGGAAAAGCCGCAGTGTCCAGTATGCaaatcagaaatttcaaaatcatcACTTGTTCCGCTCTACGGTCGCGGCCAAACCACACCGCCTTCCGAAGACAATGCTCAGCAAGTAAGGAGTGTCATACCACCGAGACCGCCCAGTCCTTCATGGATGACTAACTTACCAAGATCACTTGATGCTGCAACTGTTTCACAACACACTTCTCAGGTTTATCATCCTCATTATCATAATCATACTCAACGATACACGTCACCAATGCTTAACACGGGTGGTTCACTGACCAATCCATTGGATACAAGCTATGGTGTCTTTGGTGAGATGATATATGCTAGGATCTTTGGAAACCAAGTGACAGACGTTTATACATACCCGAATTCTTACAATCTTTCGGGGATCAGTAATCCTAGGATCAGAAGACATTTGAGGCGAGCTGATAAGTCACTCGGTAGAATCTGTTTCTTCCTCCTTTGTTGCACAATATTGTTTCTTCTCTTATTTTGA
- the LOC131653758 gene encoding uncharacterized protein LOC131653758 encodes MDEFYVDFHHGGFFAGDKYEQGEVSNWKCDADKWSYFEILGVVNEMGYPGVLEIWYDFAGTLKALEDDYGAIEALNWSKTNGKVDIYIVHPISQPDIVAQPETTEVPPETEVPAETEVPPETTEVPPETEVPPETTEVPLETTEAQPETNEAQSESKEAQPETNEAHSETEVGEVTDRDIIEGFYDSADEILNDGFGELLVGEGFIAGQNDQPLDELLPEETSKKRKRTNGRPKKKKSGSGTPKKASSGSLNKGKKGRPKKKQVDEGLNADGVETSSEEDVLDFGFKKRSIGRKVCHGLSDSDYQTEELISEDDMSSDYSDESEKVKYPSFVPPKKFNDYKWVLGSLFSTREEFKEAVASYAVHNGRDLRYLKNDKTRVRVGCKEGCGWVALCSKLPHEDTWQLRTLNDNHTCSREYNVRMFNTNWLGKKLYSTVRINPSVKLTAICDKVHEKWNAGMNRMKAYRARKAALDMVEGSFKEQYRRLYDYTHELLRSNPNSTIKINVQATDVNPTEFEQQPEDYVSRPLLPSFHRLYMCLEACKKSFQVCRPIIGIDGCFLKGNYGGQILAAVGRDPNDQMLPIAMAVVEAETKDSWAWFFDLLVRDLGGPEVCKKFTFISDQQKGLLPAIEELLPGVDQRFCVRHLYSNFRKRFPGKQLKELMWRAAKATYPQAWEREMREMRKVNEEAYKHLLKIPPRFWSKSQFKYATKSDVLVNNMSETFNSVIIGPRQKPIVTMMEEIRGYLMDRWATNRAKIEEYDESVLPRIKKVLERRQEFSRFFIARLSGNMIYEVRHTSVTGEKFTVDLNKFECSCRSWMLTGIPCHHALSCILNRSEDPTEYIPSWFRKETYQACYAPLIYPTNGENLWELTPYPDILPPPSRRAPGRPKKRRNRDADEKRKDSTTVSRKGLPNKCSACGLSGHNKSSCPSAPRQSSNATTAQSQSTTTVPTQTPTTAQSQTPTTAQSQSTTTVPTQTPTTAQSQPTNRVQKKQSQNVTIQSQPTSRVQTRQSAVTQKQGVQTRHSITVAQLLAMRRARQGQGPTAAFQPPTSQRPKMPYKRKSK; translated from the exons ATGGATGAGTTTTATGTTGATTTCCATCATGGGGGATTTTTCGCCGGTGATAAGTATGAACAAGGGGAAGTGTCGAACTGGAAATGTGATGCTGATAAATGGAGTTACTTTGAGATTTTGGGGGTTGTTAATGAGATGGGATATCCAGGGGTGCTTGAAATTTGGTACGACTTTGCTGGGACATTGAAAGCGttagaagatgactatggtgctATAGAAGCACTGAACTGGTCTAAGACAAATGGAAAAGTTGATATATACATTGTTCACCCTATATCCCAACCTGACATAGTGGCCCAACCTGAAACAACTGAGGTCCCACCTGAAACTGAGGTCCCAGCTGAAACTGAGGTCCCACCTGAAACAACTGAGGTCCCACCTGAAACTGAGGTCCCACCTGAAACAACTGAGGTCCCACTTGAAACAACTGAGGcccaacctgaaacaaatgaggCCCAATCTGAATCAAAAGAGGcccaacctgaaacaaatgaggCCCACTCTGAAACTGAAGTAGGTGAAGTAACTGACAGGGACATAATAGAAGGGTTTTATGACTCAGCTGATGAGATTTTAAATGATGGATTTGGAGAATTGTTAGTTGGAGAAGGGTTCATAGCTGGCCAAAATGATCAACCTCTTGATGAACTACTGCCAGAGGAGACATCTAAAAAAAGGAAGAGGACTAATGGAAgaccaaagaaaaaaaaaagtggtaGTGGAACTCCAAAAAAGGCAAGTTCAGGAAGCTTAAATAAGGGAAAAAAGGGAAGACCAAAGAAAAAACAAGTGGATGAAGGATTAAATGCAGATGGTGTAGAAACATCAAGTGAGGAAGATGTTCTTGATTTTGGATTTAAAAAAAGGAGCATAGGTAGGAAGGTATGTCATGGGTTGTCTGACTCTGACTATCAAACTGAAGAGCTAATAAGTGAGGATGACATGAGTAGTGATTATTCAGATGAGAGTGAGAAGGTAAAGTATCCATCATTTGTTCCTCCTAAGAAGTTCAATGACTATAAGTGGGTGTTAGGAAGCTTGTTTTCAACAAGGGAAGAGTTCAAGGAAGCTGTAGCAAGTTATGCTGTTCACAATGGTAGGGATTTAAGATACCTGAAGAATGATAAGACTAGAGTCAGAGTGGGTTGCAAGGAAGGTTGTGGATGGGTGGCTTTGTGTTCTAAATTGCCACATGAGGATACTTGGCAGTTAAGAACATTAAATGATAATCACACTTGTAGTAGAGAGTATAATGTTAGGATGTTTAATACAAACTGGCTAGGGAAGAAGTTGTATTCAACAGTTAGAATTAACCCCAGTGTCAAACTGACTGCTATTTGTGACAAAGTACATGAAAAATGGAATGCTGGAATGAATAGGATGAAAGCTTACAGGGCAAGAAAGGCAGCATTAGATATGGTTGAAGGGTCTTTCAAGGAACAATATAGAAGACTTTATGACTATACACATGAGCTACTAAGATCTAACCCAAACAGCACCATTAAGATCAATGTCCAAGCAACTGATGTGAATCCTACTGAATTTGAACAACAACCAGAAGATTATGTTAGCAGGCCATTACTACCAAGCTTCCATAGACTTTATATGTGCCTTGAAGCTTGCAAGAAAAGTTTCCAAGTTTGTAGACCAATAATAGGAATAGATGGATGTTTTCTCAAGGGCAACTATGGTGGGCAGATTCTTGCAGCAGTTGGGAGAGACCCAAATGATCAAATGTTGCCCATTGCAATGGCTGTAGTTGAAGCTGAGACAAAAGATTCTTGGGCATGGTTTTTTGACCTGCTAGTTAGAGACTTGGGAGGACCAGAAGTATGTAAGAAATTCACTTTCATTTCAGATCAGCAGAAG GGACTGTTACCTGCAATAGAGGAGTTATTGCCTGGAGTTGaccagagattctgtgttagacATCTATATAGCAACTTTAGAAAAAGGTTTCCAGGCAAGCAATTGAAGGAATTAATGTGGAGGGCAGCAAAGGCAACCTATCCCCAAGCATGGGAAAGGGAAATGAGGGAGATGAGAAAGGTTAATGAGGAAGCATACAAGCATTTGTTGAAGATTCCTCCTAGATTTTGGAGTAAATCACAATTCAAATATGCAACAAAAAGTGATGTTTTGGTTAACAATATGTCTGAAACTTTTAATAGTGTTATTATTGGACCAAGACAAAAGCCAATTGTAACAATGATGGAGGAGATCAGAGGGTACCTCATGGATAGATGGGCAACTAATAGAGCCAAAATTGAAGAGTATGATGAGTCTGTACTACCAAGAATTAAGAAAGTTCTAGAAAGAAGGCAGGAATTCTCAAGGTTTTTTATAGCAAG GTTATCAGGCAACATGATTTATGAAGTGAGGCATACTAGTGTGACTGGGGAAAAATTCACAGTTGACCTCAATAAGTTTGAGTGCTCTTGTAGGAGTTGGATGCTGACTGGGATTCCATGCCACCATGCATTGTCTTGTATCCTCAATAGATCTGAAGATCCTACTGAGTACATTCCTTCCTGGTTTAGGAAGGAGACATACCAAGCTTGCTATGCACCTCTGATATATCCAACAAATGGGGAGAACTTGTGGGAATTGACACCATATCCTGACATTCTTCCTCCCCCATCTAGAAGGGCACCTGGGAGgccaaaaaagagaagaaatagagATGCTGATGAAAAGAGGAAGGATAGTACTACTGTTTCCAGAAAGGGCTTGCCAAATAAATGCTCAGCATGTGGTCTATCTGGACATAACAAATCATCATGTCCATCTGCACCAAGACAGTCCAGCAATGCAACCACTGCAcaatctcaaagtaccaccactgTCCCCACCCAAACTCCCACAACTGCCCAATCTCAAACACCCACAACTGCCcaatctcaaagtaccaccactgTCCCCACCCAAACTCCCACAACTGCCCAGTCTCAACCTACAAATAGAGTTCAAAAAAAGCAGTCTCAAAATGTTACCATCCAAAGCCAACCAACAAGTAGAGTTCAAACAAGGCAATCAGCAGTGACCCAAAAACAAGGAGTTCAAACACGCCACTCAATCACAGTTGCTCAACTACTTGCCATGAGGAGGGCTAGACAAGGACAAGGACCAACAGCAGCATTTCAGCCACCAACAAGTCAGAGACCCAAGATGCCTTATAAAAGAAAATCCAAATAG
- the LOC131648122 gene encoding pentatricopeptide repeat-containing protein At2g20710, mitochondrial-like, with protein MMSNRSITKTLNPSIVSRSLRMFSTETPIGFSALENRILKSGDPKTSMVPILNQWIEQGRDVPQPVLKRIITRLANYRRYTHALQVSEWMGDKSNNDLYPGDIAKRLNLISKVHGLEQAQQFFKDIPEAKIGFKVYAALLSCYAEHKSLEEAEAIMKKIKKLRPVHLTVCYNMMLKLYAQKGKSEKLDRLMQEMKEKDICNGATYTIRLNAYAISKDIEGMEKLLMQMEVDPVATVDWYTYATAANGYVKAGNVEKASLMLKKSENLVNGLTRRIAYESLQTMHAAIGNKDEVYRLWNRCKNLRNSLNSSYLCMLSSLVKLDDIEGAEKILQEWESGHTSYDIRISNMMITAYCKWGLVDKAEAYIKKLLDNGKVLDGSTWDRMSSAYHNDNDMEKAVQTLKKATLGSRRGWKPSAVTLSACIKYLKEKVDVEQAFEILKLFKEKGHISDTAYDKLVSYVHGEIPDTEAFNLIKEDLQYEKVQLHDEEN; from the exons ATGATGTCAAATCGCTCAATAACCAAAACGTTAAACCCATCTATTGTTTCTAGGTCTCTTCGAATGTTCTCAACAGAAACCCCTATTGGTTTCTCAGCATTGGAAAATCGCATACTCAAGAGCGGGGACCCAAAAACTTCCATGGTTCCTATTCTCAACCAATGGATTGAACAAGGTAGAGACGTTCCTCAACCTGTTCTCAAACGTATCATCACTCGTCTCGCCAATTATCGTCGCTACACTCATGCCCTTCAG GTATCAGAATGGATGGGTGATAAGAGTAACAATGATTTATATCCTGGAGACATTGCTAAGCGGCTCAACCTAATATCTAAAGTTCATGGTCTAGAACAAGCACAGCAATTTTTCAAAGACATTCCCGAAGCTAAAATCGGGTTCAAGGTCTATGCTGCTCTTTTGAGCTGCTATGCAGAACATAAATCATTGGAGGAAGCAGAGGCTATCATGAAGAAAATCAAGAAGTTGCGTCCCGTGCACTTGACAGTGTGTTACAATATGATGTTAAAACTATATGCTCAGAAAGGTAAATCTGAAAAACTGGATAGGTTGATGCAAGAAATGAAAGAGAAGGACATCTGCAACGGTGCTACGTATACCATTCGGTTGAATGCTTACGCGATTTCTAAAGACATAGAGGGGATGGAGAAGCTACTAATGCAAATGGAAGTAGATCCCGTAGCAACTGTGGATTGGTATACGTATGCTACAGCTGCAAATGGTTATGTGAAAGCCGGGAATGTTGAGAAAGCCTCGCTAATGCTGAAGAAATCTGAAAATTTAGTTAATGGTCTGACGAGGAGGATTGCGTATGAATCTCTTCAAACCATGCATGCTGCGATTGGAAACAAGGACGAGGTTTATCGACTTTGGAATAGGTGTAAGAATCTTAGAAATTCTCTCAACTCAAGTTACTTATGTATGCTAAGTTCATTAGTGAAACTGGATGACATTGAAGGCGCAGAGAAGATTTTGCAAGAATGGGAATCTGGACATACGAGTTACGACATCAGAATTTCAAATATGATGATCACTGCTTACTGTAAATGGGGTCTCGTCGATAAAGCTGAGGCATATATCAAGAAACTTTTGGATAACGGCAAGGTATTGGATGGAAGTACATGGGACCGTATGTCGTCTGCATATCACAATGATAATGATATGGAAAAAGCAGTTCAAACATTGAAGAAAGCGACATTGGGAAGTCGACGAGGATGGAAACCTAGCGCCGTGACTTTGAGTGCTTGTATCAAGTACCTGAAAGAAAAAGTTGATGTGGAACAAGCCTTTGAGATTCtgaaattatttaaagaaaagGGTCATATCTCAGACACTGCCTATGATAAACTAGTAAGTTATGTTCATGGTGAAATACCTGATACAGAAGCATTCAATCTGATTAAAGAAGATTTACAGTATGAGAAGGTTCAACTTCATGATGAAGAAAACTAA
- the LOC131653757 gene encoding uncharacterized protein LOC131653757 has product MGGKLELGLAKNGTLDPREKEARIILSHIRAQGHPYIELRENGKKFIYFCVLCLAPCYSDSVVYDHLKGKLHRKRLDSARDTMLKQNPWPFSDGLIFFDALTENEKKPETTNAIQNDNHGSFAIVSFGEEAQSDAQPIATDDTQSDDSMLVIPRLKIATEAIDVHARKVGLGKISARFAQKYGSLNGNEIRRIWCEWLGKEDSQEDDIDVQEHDFAVVVFPYSYDLGRDKVLEDTKPLLPSASMAELENGRESGRKRKAPSSDPEDVSEFFRKHYASSAEESLPLRNAPSTSALDQSDSQLFRTKFVSNRATRKAMRRRERLAAEKVCNICQQNMIPGKDVATFFNLRTGRVACCSRNPTGAFHVFHTACVIHWILLCEYEIITNRLVNQNGSQEGKIKNVSGSGKEDRDIKHVFCPECQGAGVIIADELEHPKFCSLSQMFRLKLKIILQRKEWIKNSEDLQNCSIGFDFPLEYEEIAEEKVEPLKMLQFYRADDERR; this is encoded by the exons ATGGGTGGAAAGTTAGAATTGGGGCTAGCGAAGAATGGTACTCTCGATCCGAGAGAGAAAGAGGCCAGGATTATACTTAGTCACATTAGGGCTCAAGGTCATCCCTACATTGAGTTACGtgaaaatggaaagaaattcaTATATTTCTGTGTTTTGTGTCTTGCTCCGTGTTACAGTGATAGTGTTGTGTATGATCACTTGAAAGGGAAGCTTCATAGGAAGAGATTGGATTCTGCTAGAGATACTATGTTGAAACAGAATCCGTGGCCTTTTAGTGATGGTCTTATATTTTTTGATGCTTTGACTGAGAATGAGAAAAAGCCGGAAACTACAAATGCCATCCAGAATGACAATCACGGTAGTTTTGCTATTGTGTCGTTTGGTGAAGAGGCTCAGTCGGATGCTCAACCAATTGCAACAGATGATACACAATCTGATGATTCTATGTTGGTGATTCCTCGTTTGAAGATTGCAACTGAAGCTATTGATGTACATGCTAGGAAAGTTGGCTTGGGGAAGATATCTGCCAGGTTTGCTCAGAAGTATGGCTCTTTAAATGGGAATGAAATTAGAAGAATATGGTGTGAATGGTTAGGTAAAGAGGATAGTCAAGAAGATGACATTGATGTTCAAGAGCATGATTTTGCTGTAGTAGTTTTTCCTTACAGTTATGATTTGGGTCGAGACAAAGTGCTTGAGGATACTAAGCCATTACTTCCATCTGCATCTATGGCAGAACTGGAAAATGGAAGGGAAAGTGGTCGAAAGAGAAAAGCACCATCTTCCGACCCTGAAGATGTTAGTGAATTTTTCCGTAAGCATTATGCTTCTTCTGCAGAAGAGTCTCTACCTTTGAGGAATGCCCCCTCGACATCAGCACTTGATCAATCCGACAGTCAGCTTTTTCGCACCAAGTTTGTTTCAAACAGGGCTACTAGGAAGGCAATGAGACGGCGAGAACGCTTGGCAGCAGAGAAAGTATGCAACATCTGTCAACAAAACATGATTCCTGGTAAAGATGTTGCAACATTTTTCAATTTGAGGACTGGAAGAGTAGCTTGCTGCAGTCGGAATCCAACTGGG GCGTTTCATGTGTTTCATACGGCCTGCGTCATACACTGGATACTCTTATGTGAATATGAAATAATCACAAATCGTTTAGTTAATCAAAATGGTAGTCAAGAAGGGAAGATAAAGAATGTATCCGGTAGTGGTAAAGAAGACAGGGATATCAAACATGTTTTCTGTCCAGAGTGTCAAGGTGCTGGTGTGATCATTGCAGATGAGTTGGAGCATCCAAAATTTTGTTCTCTGTCCCAG ATGTTTAGATTGAAATTAAAGATAATTCTACAACGCAAAGAATGGATCAAGAATTCTGAAGATTTGCAGAATTGCTCGATTGGGTTTGATTTCCCTTTGGAATATGAAGAGATAGCTGAG GAGAAAGTGGAGCCATTAAAAATGTTGCAATTCTATCGTGCAGATGATGAGCGCAGATGA
- the LOC131653761 gene encoding uncharacterized protein LOC131653761 — protein sequence MAQLGSSATNRRAENSISLISSASQSGIEPLCLCGSKAAIRSVKKKGRNLGKLFWGCRYFKSEDDNPGCNFFLWYENQHSDESKQEIQHAALSRCFKCDEKDLQLKMLRRDDNYNKDIMKNILKMMKMLFYVIICLVLIVVVLICMLFKEW from the exons ATGGCCCAACTCGGTAGCAGCGCAACAAATCGTAGAGCTGAGAACTCAATTTCGTTAATATCGAGTGCGTCTCAATCTGGAATTGAACCGTTATGTTTGTGTGGATCCAAAGCAGCGATAAGATCAGTTAAGAAGAAAGGAAGAAACTTGGGGAAGCTATTTTGGGGATGCAGATACTTTAAG AGTGAAGATGATAATCCTGGTTGCAATTTTTTTCTGTGGTATGAAAATCAACACAGTGATGAAAGCAAACAAGAGATACAACACGCTGCATTATCAAGGTGTTTTAAATGTGACGAAAAGGATTTACAACTCAAGATGCTTAGGAGGGATGACAACtacaacaaggatatcatgaAGAAcattttgaagatgatgaagatgctaTTTTATGTCATAATCTGTTTAGTTTTGATTGTTGTAGTGTTGATTTGTATGTTGTTTAAGGAGTGGTGA